Part of the Rhodococcus sp. OK302 genome is shown below.
CAGTCGCTGCTCGACGAGTGGGCGTTCCCGGCCACCGATCCTGTGGTGCGAGCGCGTTGGGAAGCTGTACTTGCCGACGACGGTATCGGAGCGGTGCATGCTGCCCTGGTGGCGGCGGATCCCGTCGCGGCAGCATCGATTCTCCCGACAGACGGACGTCGGATGGTGCGGGCGTTGGAAGTGGTGGAGCTGACCGGGCAACCGTTTGCGGCTTCGGCGCCACAGATTGGTGAACCACGTTGGGGGACAAGAATTCTCGGTGTTGATCGGGAGACGGAAGGGCTGGATGCACGCATTCGGTTGCGCACGGATCAGATGTTCGAGAGCGGTTTGGTCGGCGAGGTGGAGGGCTTGATCGAACGCGGCCTGCGCGACGGTGTCACGGCGCCACGAGCTATCGGCTATTCGCAGGTGCTGGCGCACTTCGACGGTGAGTACGACCTCGGCGAGGCGCGCGAGCGGACGTTCATCGGCACGCGCCGCTATGTGCGTCGTCAACGCTCATGGTTCCGTCGTGACTCGCGAGTGCAGTGGATCGACGGTGGCGCCGACGGTGTTCTGGATACTGCACGCCGCGCGTTGTCCGGCGGTGATCGGTGACCGTTTCGGGCCGATGTGTAACAAATTTCCCTGTTCCGCTATTTTACAGATAGCTATTTAGTGGTTAACTTTGTGAGGTGGCCTTCAGGTGGCGTCACGACCGATCAGTCACGACAGACCAACGGAGGACGAGAAGATCATGGTGCAGACCGGGGCGCATGCAAAGCCGAAGCGTCGGCGCAAGAAAAGCCTGCCGCTGATCCTGCTCTTGGTCGTGTTTCTCGCAGTCGGCGGCGGGTTGATCTACGTCGCTGTCAGTGCGGCAGGCAAGCCGATCAGCGCACCGTTGCCGGATGCACCGTTCGAAGTCGGAACGGCACCGGATCCGGGAATCGTGTGGGCTCCGGCACCGACTGATCTCCCGCCCAACACACTCGCGATTCCGGACCTGGATGTACGAGCAGACATCGTGACCAGTGGTCTCGGTGCCAACCGCGGCATGATCCTGCCGCACCCCGACAAGGTCTCCCATTTCCTCAACGACGTGCATTTCGGCGCTCCGGTGGGAACCAACCTCGTAGCGGGGCACGTCGACGACGGTGACCGCACCCATGGAGCGCTCTGGCCGTTGCACCAGATCAAACCGGGCACGCCGATTTACGTGACCGACGACGCCGGGGTCATGTTCACCTACCATGCATCGAGCCTGAAACTCTTCGAGAAGGTTGCGTTGCCGGCCGAGTTCTTCTCCGATACCGGCGAACCGCGCCTGGTGCTGGTGACGTGCGGTGGGCCGACGGTTCCGGACCCCTCGATGCCCTCCGGTTTCACCTACGAACACAATCTCGTGGTCACCGCTTCACCGGAATAAGTCGAACGAGTACGCGCTACGGATGGGTTCGGCGGGCCGCACCGACTCCGAATTTCATCGTTGACCGCGCGAGCCATAGGGTTGCCAATTGTGGTGCTCAGTGCGCGTTCCGTCCCCGGTAGTAAGACCTTCGCCAAAGTGCGTGTCCTGCCGCCCGTCGTAAAACTGCTTTTGCTCTCGATGGTGCTGTTCAACATCGGCTTCTACTTGGTAGTTCCGTTTCTCGCAGTGCATCTTTCGGAGGATCTGGGATTCGCAGCCTGGGTAGTGGGACTGGTGCTGGGTCTGCGTATGTTCAGCCAGCAGGGGATGTTCTTCATCGGAGGAAGCCTCGCCGACAGATTCGGTAAGCGTCCGATCATCTTGTTGGGCATCGCCGTTCGTGTCGTCGGCTTCCTGATGCTCGGACTTGCCGAAAGCATGGCCGCCGTCATCGTGGGAATTCTGCTCGTCGGGTTCGCCGCTGCTTTGTTTGCTCCGGCGGTGGAATCTGCGAACGCGGAGTACGGACGTGAACTCGAAGAGTCCGGGGTAATGCGTCGGACCGATCTGTTTGCGGTAGAACAGATGTGCAGTCGGCTGGGGACGGTGATCGGACCAGCTCTCGGTGCCGCGTTGCTGGTGTTCCCGTTCTCATGGACGGCGTCGGCAGCGGCAATCATGTTCGCGATCATGTGGGTGGGATTTTTCGTCTGGTTTCCGCGTCCGAACGATGGTCAAGATTCCGCCGGGCAGGTATCTACATACACCTTGCGGGACGTCTGGCGAAGTGTGCTGACCAACAACAACTTTCTCCTCTTCGCGACACTCTGCAGCTTTCAGTTGGTGGCATACAGTCAGCTGTATCTGATGCTGCCCGAGCAACTCGAACGTGGAATCGGTTCGCAATCTGCACTCGGCTGGTTCTACGTCGGTGCAGCAGTGCTCGTGATCGTCGGTCAGGGGCCGACGGTTGCGGTGGCGCACCGTATCGGGCATCGCCGAGCGATCACCTTCGGACTGTTGCTGATTTCCGTGTCGTTCTTGGTTCCGCTGGCCACCGGTGTATCGACCACTGCCTCGGCGTCGACGCAGATCGCGGGACTGGCCGCCTGGATCGGTTTGCTACATCTCGGACAGATGCTGATGGTGCCGCCGATGCGGGACACCATCGCGATCCTCGGCCGGGAAAGCAACCTCGGGGCGCATTTCGGCATGCTCAATACCATCGGCGGACTTCTTGCCTTGCTCGGAACGGTGGGTGTCGGGTTCGCGTACGACCTCATCGACAACGGCCACGCCGGAGCAGCGACACCATGGGTGATCGTTGCACTCTGCGTGGCCGTCTCGGCTGCGACGCTCTGGCTGTGGTCGGGTCGAACGAAGGTTATCGAGCCGCGATCGTCTGATTGATCTTCGCGACAAAATCTTCGAGGACAAACGGGATGGTCAACGGGTTGGGCATGGAGACGGCGTCGCTGACGATGGGGTCCAGGCTGATCAGGCCGCCGGACTTGACGACGTTCAGATTGGTGAACGCCGCCTGTGACTCCATTTCGGGGCGAGCCTTCTCGTAGTTGTCGAACAGCAGGTAATCGCATTCGAGAAGGTCGTAGTTCTCGGCTGAGACCTCGTAGTTGAGCTTGCCCGCGAACCGTTCCTTCAGGGCGGCGGGCGCGGTGAATCCCAACTGGGTGAGCAGCTGAGCCCGCGCGGCCTCAGGGCTGAAGGCACGCAGTTTTCCGTCGCTCCACCGAATGACGAGTGCGGCCGTCTTACCCTCGAACTGCGGGTTTTCGGCGCGCGTCCGAATGATCAATTCTTCGACCTCTCGGACCTCGTGCTTTGCCTGGGCGGGCACTCCCACTGCCGTGCCGATGCGGGTGGTCACTTCCTGCCAGGGGAGTACCCAATCGGTTTGGTCGGCGGCGTGCAGGACTGTCGGGGCAATAGCGCTGAGCTGCTTGTACAGGTCCTCGTCGATCGCGTTGTTGACCGCGATGATCAAGTCGGGAGCCGCGGCCACGATGGTTTCGATGTTGAACTCGGTGGTGGCATTGGCCAACGGCGTCGGCTCTGCGCCTTGAACGCTGGAGTCGGCCCAGACACCGATTCCGTCGTCGGTCGATCCCTTCCAGACCGGAACCAATACCGGGGTCAGCCCGAGAGAGAGCAGGACGTCGGCGTCGCCGATGCCGACTGCAGCGATTCGGCTGGGGGCCTGGTCGATCGTGGTGGATCCGAACTTGTGATCGATGGTGACCGGGAATGCATTCGGCTCGGCGTGCCCGCTCTCCGTCGTCGCCGCTGTGTTGTCATTCGAACTGTCGCCGCAGGCAGCCAGTACAAATCCTGCCGCTGTGGCAAAAGTGACGGACAACATTGCGCGACGACTCAACATAGGGTTCACGGCTACCTCGATCTAAGTAGGGTTGGGTATCCTAACCATAGTCGACGGCAGCGCCGGAAGGCCGCCCGATATGATCACGCTCATGGATTTCAGCAAGGGACACGGCACGCAGAACGACTTCGTTGTTCTCCCTGACCTCGACGTTCGCATCGATCTCGAGCCCGGCAAAGTCGCGGCGCTCTGCGATCGTCAGCGTGGATTGGGAGCTGACGGCATCTTGCGCGTCGCTCGGGCCGGTGCACTCGCAGAAGCGGGAGTCCTGGCCGAGATTCCGGCTGGAGTTGCCGCTGACGACTGGTTCATGGACTACCGCAACGGAGACGGTTCCATCGCCGAAATGTGCGG
Proteins encoded:
- a CDS encoding class F sortase; the encoded protein is MASRPISHDRPTEDEKIMVQTGAHAKPKRRRKKSLPLILLLVVFLAVGGGLIYVAVSAAGKPISAPLPDAPFEVGTAPDPGIVWAPAPTDLPPNTLAIPDLDVRADIVTSGLGANRGMILPHPDKVSHFLNDVHFGAPVGTNLVAGHVDDGDRTHGALWPLHQIKPGTPIYVTDDAGVMFTYHASSLKLFEKVALPAEFFSDTGEPRLVLVTCGGPTVPDPSMPSGFTYEHNLVVTASPE
- the miaA gene encoding tRNA (adenosine(37)-N6)-dimethylallyltransferase MiaA yields the protein MAPVSIPVHLRPIAVVGPTASGKSDLALDLAEEFGGEIINIDAMQLYRGMDIGTAKLSVSERRGIPHHLLDVLDVTETATVAHYQQDAITIAERLMESGRVPVIVGGSMMYVQSLLDEWAFPATDPVVRARWEAVLADDGIGAVHAALVAADPVAAASILPTDGRRMVRALEVVELTGQPFAASAPQIGEPRWGTRILGVDRETEGLDARIRLRTDQMFESGLVGEVEGLIERGLRDGVTAPRAIGYSQVLAHFDGEYDLGEARERTFIGTRRYVRRQRSWFRRDSRVQWIDGGADGVLDTARRALSGGDR
- a CDS encoding MFS transporter — protein: MVLSARSVPGSKTFAKVRVLPPVVKLLLLSMVLFNIGFYLVVPFLAVHLSEDLGFAAWVVGLVLGLRMFSQQGMFFIGGSLADRFGKRPIILLGIAVRVVGFLMLGLAESMAAVIVGILLVGFAAALFAPAVESANAEYGRELEESGVMRRTDLFAVEQMCSRLGTVIGPALGAALLVFPFSWTASAAAIMFAIMWVGFFVWFPRPNDGQDSAGQVSTYTLRDVWRSVLTNNNFLLFATLCSFQLVAYSQLYLMLPEQLERGIGSQSALGWFYVGAAVLVIVGQGPTVAVAHRIGHRRAITFGLLLISVSFLVPLATGVSTTASASTQIAGLAAWIGLLHLGQMLMVPPMRDTIAILGRESNLGAHFGMLNTIGGLLALLGTVGVGFAYDLIDNGHAGAATPWVIVALCVAVSAATLWLWSGRTKVIEPRSSD
- a CDS encoding ABC transporter substrate-binding protein; the encoded protein is MLSRRAMLSVTFATAAGFVLAACGDSSNDNTAATTESGHAEPNAFPVTIDHKFGSTTIDQAPSRIAAVGIGDADVLLSLGLTPVLVPVWKGSTDDGIGVWADSSVQGAEPTPLANATTEFNIETIVAAAPDLIIAVNNAIDEDLYKQLSAIAPTVLHAADQTDWVLPWQEVTTRIGTAVGVPAQAKHEVREVEELIIRTRAENPQFEGKTAALVIRWSDGKLRAFSPEAARAQLLTQLGFTAPAALKERFAGKLNYEVSAENYDLLECDYLLFDNYEKARPEMESQAAFTNLNVVKSGGLISLDPIVSDAVSMPNPLTIPFVLEDFVAKINQTIAAR